In the Podarcis muralis chromosome 15, rPodMur119.hap1.1, whole genome shotgun sequence genome, ctcccgctgctcggtcccagcgcctgccaacctagcagttcgaaagcacccccgggtgcaagtagataaatagggaccgcttactagcgggaaggtaaacagcgtttccgtgtgcggctctggctcgccagagcagcgatgtcacgctggccacgtgacccggaagtgtctccggacagcgctggcccccggcctcttgagtgagatgggtgcacaaccccagagtctggcaagactggcccgtacgggcaggggtacctttacctttacctttttatgcgcacacacacaaaacacatatTGCCAAACTGGTGCTGAGGTGAGCTTTGGTCCACAACATCaatcaggagggcaccagctttGCAAGGTCTTGAGATATATATGGCATTTATTGATGCCGCCTGTGAAACACTCTCTCCCCAGCAAAGCCGTTTGAGTGATGACTCCGTTGGGAACTTGGGtaaccctcctctctctccctccctttcccttgaTCGTCTTGCAGGAAGAACGGATCCAAGTGCCTGGTTCACTGCAAGATGGGGGTCAGCCGGTCAGCCTCCACGGTGATTGCCTACGCCATGAAGGAGTACGGCTGGAACCTCGACCGGGCCTACGACTACGTGAAGGAGCGCCGGACCGTCACCAAGCCCAACCCCAGCTTCATGCGGCAGCTAGAGGAGTATCAGGGCATCCTCCTGGCCAGGTGAGTCCGAAACAGACAAGACAGCACCTCAGCGTCCCTGACAATGGGCAACTGGGAGCCAGAGGGTGTTTCATGGAATGCCAGCATCTGGCTTCTTCTGAATTTCAGCTTTCACACACAGAAATGATATAAATCCTTGCTCTCTTCGATGCAAAGTTCAGGAAACTTTTGGAGCTGCAGTAGTGCgcactctctgtgtgtatgtgtgtaaaaaaagggggggaattttgGAAGAGCACAAACGCATAGCTTTTAGCTTAGTTGAATATCTTTTTACCCCccttttctgcaaaaaaaaagtgcGGAGAaatcaaagctttttttttaatgggataaATTGCCAAAAAAAATACGTTGGGATGCAGTGAATGTGATGAAAACAAAGTCAGTAAGAACTGTTGGTCATTGAAAccgatgggggcggggggaggacccCAGCAGGAATGAATTAAAATTTAGGTCatccttttaaaaagctttttagcTGTGtgcactcgtgtgtgtgtgtgtgtgtgtgtgtgtgtgtgtgtttcccccacaACCTGTTTCCCCCAAACAGCAAAGCAACTTTGCTTTCTGGCTGGCTTTCGAggtgcctgtttgtttgtttgtttgtttgtttgtttgtttgtttgtttgtttatgtgttGCAGATTTCCCCTTCCCCACCTTCTCAAGTTCCTTTTCTTATGCAAAACCGAAGGGGTTGTTTTTGTAACGAGAGACCCCCATCATCTGATTGGGAAAAGATGTCTCAATATGTCATGTGTCtgtgttttccttctccccccccttccaactgtacacaTGTGTGTCCTCGGGTGACCTCCAGAGagcggaaagagagagagacggcTTGTCCTGCCAGAGGGATCCCAGCTCACGGCCACGTGGTTACCAGGTGGCCTTGCTGTGGATGTCGGGCcttttgaaaagtgtgtgtgtgtgtgtgtgtgtgtgtgtgtgtgtgtgtgtgtgtgttggggtggcaCATGGCAAGCAGGGGGAGCGGCTAGCAGCAGGTTATCTGCACCGACCCAAACTTCTTAATGTTTGGGAGGTGCTTGCAATGCAGACTCTACAGGGCCCATCCCAGAATCCCATCCAAAACAAACTTAACAAAACCCCAATACTTGGCAGTTGCTATAAACCACATTTCAAACATTCAAAGCCCTTTGCTCACAGTTATCTCGGCCGTGATCCTTGCGACAAGCCTGCAAAACAGGCCTGGGATCCTTGAGATGCATCCAACTACgctctactcaagagtagacctgtTGGAGTTAATGGACCACAATCAATTGTGCCTGTTctgttcagtgggtctactcttagtaGGACTAAACGTTCTAATAAAAGCTTATCTCCCTATTGCACGCTGCGGCTGAGGCGTAGAAAACCAGTGGTTCTGAGGCTCACCAAAGTTTTCCTGAGCAATTTTATGACGGGATCCTGATCTGGACGAAGGGGTTTATTAACATGTGCTTTTGAAATCTGTATTAGGCGATGTCAAATTTGCTCCAAGAGTCAGAggggagggctattgatggctaaaTTCTGCCTCCACAggaagaaatgcttctgaataccagctgctggaaaccacaggaggggagagtgttgctcttgtgcttgaatcctgcttgtgggttttccacgggcatctggttggctactatgagaacaggatgctggactagatgggctactggcctgatccagcaggctcttcttatgttcttaatgccctttcccccaccaccaccagcacccccaaaaaaccaaaaacagcagGTGGATGTTTCCTCTCCAAATAATTGAGGTCAAGGAGGTGCTGGCATGGCATAATGGTTAGGTGTGGCATTATTTGGGCAAACAccattcctaataataataataataataataataataataataaattatttattccccagccactctgggcggcttccaacagaacactaaaatacaataacctattaaacattaaaggcttccctaaacagggctgccttcagatgtcttctaaaagtttggtggcagtttttctctttgacatctggtgggagggcgttccacagggcaggtgccactaccgagaaggccctctgcctggttccctgtaacttggcttctcgcagcgagggaaccgccagaaggcccttggcgctggacctcagtgtctggccagaacgatggaggtggagacgctccttcaggtaaaccaaggccatttagggctttcaaggtcagcaccaacactttgaattgtgcttggaaacgtactgggggccaatgtaggtctttcaagaccggtgttatatggtctcggcagccgctcccagtcaccagtctagctgccgcattctggattagttgtagtttccgggtcaccttcccaGGGATGTTTCCTTGTAATCTAAATAGCGAGCAGGGGACGCTGCCTTCAAACCACAAAGGTGAATAGCGTAGAGGAACCTGACCTGGATATTTACCGAAGACCCACCAAGTCtgacatcctgttttcacagcggcCAGCCCGATGCCCCAGTGCGAAGCCCCCCAAAGCAGTCCCTCCACCCCCAAACTCATGTTCCCCAGCAAGTGATAATCaaagtttatttgtttatttcacaaaatgtgtgattgtattaaaaaaaaccctcaaaagtgGTTTACAGGAAAACCaacaaaatcaattaaaaagaTTAGCAGCCATAATTAAGGCCTATACGTGCAGAAAACCATCAGCTGCCTCCACAGTAATTCAGTCACAAATTTGCAAGAGTGGAATATCGTGTTTTGGGGTTCTTTCAGCATTTAATATGTCATCAGTCAGTGTTCATGACCCGTGTGGGGTGTGCATGCATGCTTTAGTTCTCAAGAAGCGCAGATCAGGTTGTTGCAGATTGTAGAGGCTGCTTTGAGCACACAAATGGTAATTATTGTAAATATAATTGTGCTCTTACGGGAGGCAATATCTAGCCATTACAATGAGCAGCTGTTGACCAGCAGCTAGGAGTACTGTAGTCCAGAGAAACCACCTTGACCCCTGCCTTGCGGCCTTGTTTACCATTGCTGCCCACCCTGGGGCAGATCATTTGCTGATTCACATTCATATGATTGGCTCTTGGGTTTCAGAGCCTGACTGTGCAGGGAAGGTTGTGGTTCTTGGGTTACACCTTTGCCAGGGTGTGAGAGTGGGCTGTGGGGCCAGGGGGTTTTCCAGCAGCAACTGCTTTTTGATGCACTGTCAAGCCACATTCCCTCCCACCAGCAAGATCCTGCTCCTATTCTCTTGGACCTCCTTCCTCCCAAAACTCCCTGTCTCTTTTTCCCCTGCGCAAGTGGTGGGGTTTTCCTTAGAAACCTAACAAGAACTTCACAATAGACaggctgctgggtcagaccagtgACTCATGGAGCCGAGCATCCTGTTCTGGCAGTGACCAGCCAGGTGTCCTGACGGGAAGCTCCAAAGCAGGAGATGAGCAAAACAGCAACAGGCATCCCGTTTGTGATTCTCAGCATATTCAGAGGCGTTGTGCCTCCCACGGTAGAAGCAGATTGTAGCCACCTTGGCTAGTAACATTTGATAGCCTTATCGTCCCAAAAATGTGTCTAAGcccctttaaaagccatccatgCTGGTGGTAttataatgaattaaatttgTGTGCCTGCGGGTCTCAGGGTagtcacaaaataaaatcacaaaatgtattataaaaacaaaaacaacccaataatctccCCAAAGaaaccattttaaaagggcatggaaTGTCAAATCAGCCcaaggtctggttgaagaggaatgctttggtctggtgcctaaaggtacataatgaaggcgccaggcaaacctctCTTGGGAAGAGcactccacaaatggggagccactgcagaaaaggccccgttctcgtgttgctgcTCTCCGGACCTCTCGGACGCACTGTGTGAATAATTCcatccttttctctgtcctgaatccttTTGTCTGATGTTCCCAAGTTCTGGTATTATGGGGCAGGGAGAAAACATTGCATGTACTTCTATCAACTCCCCTTATTTGCCTTTACTTCTAACTCTAAAACCCCAGATATTTATAACTTCGGTGTTTCTCAACAACCCTGCCACAGTTAAAAGTTGAATCACATGGAAGTGATCCCGATCCTTGTGCCCCTCAGAACATGCCACGTAGTGGTGGTGGCCCTTGGAGGAGTGTGGCCTGCTTGACACGCCTCCCCTTGGTCACTTCTTGCATGGCTATGTCAGGAGGGCTGCTACCCTCTCTGGAGCGCAGCTTGCATTGAGAAGGGGAAGACGGAAGCAGCGTCCCTGGCTCTCTGGCTTTGGATGGAGTCCGTGCTCCCTCTAGGGGCCAGAGCTTGTAAGTTGTGGAGCAGACGGCACAAAACACCCGCAGCAGCCAGGCTGCTGCCCTTCTTCTCATCAGCTGCAACAACATGTTTTTGTTCCCTGGAAGAGAGCTGCCCTCCGTGTCCCCGGTGGCAGCGGCACAATTCTGGGAACAGGTGGCCGAGCAGGAACAAAACCAGCATCTGACCAGAGACGGCAAGCACCTGACTTGAGCATTGTGGTTGCAGAGCCCCTTTGCAGGGCAAAaaacaacctccctccctccttgatcCCAACCCAATAGGCTATATTAGAGGTTGAGAGCTGTTCCAACAGAATTGTGCAAGTCTGGTCCTCTGTCcgtcatcagagttcaagggcactttTTCCAGTCAGTGGCCGCTTCATTCTTTGGGACAGAACTCTGGTTGTTTTGGGGGACCAGGAGAGCCGATTGTGGGCTAACCCCATCTCAAACGCAGCGCTTCCCTCCTCTCTCGCAAACTCTCCCCATGCTGCCTTTTCCCCTTCGTGCCTTTTGTCTGAGCGGCTTTCGAACCCAGTGCTGATTCTCTCCCCTATCTCCTTCCCCGCAGTAAGCAGCGGCACAACAAGCTGTGGCGCTCGCACTCCGACAGCGACCTCTCCGACCACCACGAGCCCATGGGCAAGTCCGGGATGGAGGTGAGCAAGAAGGAGATCACCACGTCGGCGGACCAGATCTCGGAGAGCAAGACCTCCTGCGGCCACCACCACATGCCCATGTCCCCTGGGCCCATGACCACCAGTCCGCACACGGAACACTTGTGCCATCTGGGCGCTGATGCCGCCGGGAACTTGTGCAGTATTGAGCGGGTGGTGCAGCTAGAGATCACCACGAGAGACTTCAATACCGAGCAGATGGAGGACAAGCTGAACTTGAACAACATCAACGGGTGCTCCTCCGGCTGCTGCTTGGACGACTCAAAGTTCCCCCTGGATAATGCCTCGGATGCCTTGCTGCAGCAGCGAGAGGccttgggggcaggggcagagttCCCGGACTTGGCAGTGGACGACTTGGAGAAGGACGCCCTCAAGCAAGGAGACGGGAACATCCACCTGGTGCCCATGGAAGAGCTGGAGTCTTGCTTGCAGGACGTCTCCAACCACAACTCGCCCAGCCCCCCTCCTGTGACGTCCTTGCCGGAGGAGGCGGACTTCGGCGCCGACCGGATCGACTTCTTCAGCGCCTTGGAGAAGTTTGTGGAGCTCTCTCAGGACAGCCGGCCACGGACTTGTTCCCACTCCAGGACGGAGGATCAGGGGGGCGGGAGGAACGGTCTCTCCAAAGTGTCGGGGCTGGAGCTGTCGCCCTCCAACCCCACAGAAGATGCTCAAGGAAGCAACTCCTCGGACAACTCGCCGCAGCCGTCCGAGGGGTCCTCGGTGGAGGAGGAGCAGCTGAAGGTACGCGAGGCGGGCGGTGCTTTTCTGCTGTGTGTTTTGAAAATAGGAGCCCCTGCCAGAAGAGTCGAATATTGGGAGTGCAAGAGGGGGATGAGGGAGCAAATGACATCGAGGCACGGAAAGATCAGAATATTTATGGGGCTGGAACTAAGGCGAAATGACCCACTCAGAGGCCATTGAAGTAGGGGGATTTCGGAGGCGGGtagctcacagaactcagcaatGCTCTCCCCAATTCCTCATGCTACTGTCTGCCAAGTTTTAAGGTGTCCAGAATGACTTTGACGGGGCATTGTGAGGCTTCTGAATGTGGCAGCCAGCAGGGTGAGGAGCCCTGGGGATGCAGCGATGGAAGTTGGGCCCTACCCTCAGAATCCCATGCCATTCGTTTCCCCCTCCAAGTTAGAAAGGTGATGAACTACAGAATATTTTGTCAAAACGCTTGCTGAATGCTGGGAGCATTTTATTTGTAAAATTCTAACCCATTCTTCTTTTCTCTTAAATTTAAAGCTCTCTGAACCGAGCCGTTCAGGCGGCCTGACTCGTTCTCACTCTGAAAACGCCATCTCTGTGAAAGACATCATCACCGAGATCGAATCGATCCgccagggggcagggcagggacaGGCGAAGACGGACGCCTTGAACAATCCGGTCCTGGTGTCGAAGAGAAACACGGTCCATGAGCTCCCTGCCGAGTCAACCTGGGAAAGCAAGCCTCGAAAAGCCGAGCCGGGCGAAGGCAGTGGCTCGGTCCCGAAGGAGGTGGCTAGCGAGCCTTTGAAACCGGACCGAGAAGCCGCtacagcccagctggtgccttcTTATAAGCTGGACGTAGAAGACGGCGGCAACTCGGGAGAAGACTCGGCGGAGGGCCTTCCGAACCCTGGGCCCAAATGGTGTCCTGGATCGGTACGGCGTGCCACCCTGGAGTTTGAGGAGCGCCTGCGGCAAGAGCAGGAGCTGCAACACTCTACCCCTGTTGTCCTGCTACCCATCCGGAAGAACTCCAGGATCGAATCCTCAGCGGTGGCTGACCCCGCGGCGAAGGGGAAGCCCGAAGAGCCATCTCACGAGCCGGCCCAGTTGTCTGGGGAGAAGGTAGCCTCAAGAGCTGGGGGCGCAGAGACTGGGGCTGGTTTGGAACAGCCCCCCGAAATGCCACCGGCGTCTTCTCCCCCACGAGATGGCCTGTTGGGAGAGCTGGAGGGGTTGGCCAGAGAGCACCGCTTGGTGGTTTCTCTGGAAATCCCGGACAGCCTCCCTGCCCCTGGCCTTCTGCTTCCGAAAAGGATTGAAATTATAGAGTACACCCACGCGGTCAGGTTGCCCAGCCCCACTGGGCTGGAAAGGGGCCACACACGAGATGACTCGGAGGAAAGCAAGATGGCCACCACCTCGTTGGCGGTGGACGAAAACTGCAACGCTGCTTTGTGTTCCCAGAATCCCCCGGGAGCCTTGCCCAAGCCGGGGCCTTCCGAGCCAGAGAGCAAGGACTTTAAGAAGGTCATATTTACCTTGGGTAGCCCTGGGGAAGATGCTGTCAGAGGGCCGGCCGACATGCGCACCTCTCCTCCTGCGAGTCGGGCAAGGTGCCCCCCTCCGCCGCCCTCCAATTGCCAGCCCTTCGTCTGCTTGCAGGGGGTCACTCAGGACAGCACAAGCACCGACCCTGAGCCAGCCCCTCTGGGGGGATATGCTGGCAACGGACAGTTTGCCTTTGaggagaggggaggtgctctgCGCCGGAGGAGCGAGGGCGCTTTGACACACTGGAGCCCAGAGGACTATGACCTACGCGCTCATAAGGTGGGCATGGGTGCCAACACTGTGGAGGCTGCTGCCACACCTCTCCTTCGCTGCGGCCTTCCTCACAGCTCCAGCAGTGACAGCATCAGAGACCTGAGGGGGGACACCGTGAGGCAGTGGGCAAAGGACCTTGAGGCCCGGGTCCAGCAGGCAGGCCTCACGCTCCCTTCTCAGATGAAGCGCTCAGCATCCCTGGCAAAGCTGGGCGGCCTGAACTTGTCAAAAGATGACTTGCCCTCGGGGAACCCCTTCCCTTCCAGCGCCAGGCCAGCCGCTCTGGAATCACTCCGGGGCCCCTCCGGCTGCGGGGAAGCACTCTCGCAGGGCGGCCTAGCTTTGCCAACGCCAGAACCTGCCCCGTCGTCGTTGCCCGCCCCCCAGCCCACGGCGCATTTTGTCGAGCAGCTCAAGATGGCGGCCGAATCCATCGCCCTCAGCAGCCCCGTGGAGAGGCCTCTGGCGCAGTATGCCAAAGAGTTCAGCCTAGCCCAGCAGCTTCCGGGTGTGAAATTGACTAGCCCCCCAGAGGCCCCGCTGCCAGGGCTGGCGACGACGCCCCACCCGCCCCACTGGTTGGCTGTGCTCCCCCGGCCCCAGCATGGTAGAACTCGACCGCCCAGAAGGCTGAGAAAGGCAAATGACAGGAAACGAACCACCAACCCGTTGTACAACACCATGTGAACtccagccctctctctccccacaacaaCTTGACTTATTTTGCAACACCCTTGTCGTGTTTTCTCCAAATGGGGCAGATGTAATATATATTGAAACATGCACTTTAttggtttaatttttatatgttcGTTATTTTTACTGTTTCTGTTGCATGTGGGTTTTGAGGTGGCTGGTTTTCATGgttctccccatcccaccccctgtGCAAATGACTGCAAGATCACAATTTTTTCccttaatttaaaaagaaaaaaatgttttaaacccTTAATGAACCTCAACACTTAACTTTTGTCTTAAAAGAACACCCCTCCtttaaaacaaaagagagaagggaagaaaaatatttaaatgcTCTCTTTCATTGGGCCAAAAGAAAGATGcgcttttattgttttaaaagaaTTACGGATTTTGTGGGAGATGGGGTtgcagaaggaagaaaggaagacagttaggagggaaagaaagaccattgggagggaaaggaagaccaTTGGGAGTGAGGGGTGTTCTCTTAAAACAAACTTCATTCTTTTTTAGGGGTTTAACCCTTTCATTACTTGAATAAAGCTGTGGGCCTTTTCAAGAATATGGCCATATCATCtgtttcctttctcctcttccacCCCAGCCCCCCTTCTtggttccccttcctcctcctccttccccactccTGAAATTGCCTGGCCTTCTCTCCCTGCTCTGTCTGATACAATCCAGAAGCTGACTAGTTTATACAAATATATGCTCCCACCCTTTGTGTTCTTCTCCATCATTCCCTGACGCTTCTTGCAGAAAGGCTTGTGTCTCTTACATTGTACATAACAGTGCTCATGTAGATAACTCATGGGGTGGGGCAGCGGCATCTTTTCGTTTTGGTCCCAGAGGAAAGGGGCGATGAGGCATCTCTTCTGCAAACTGGAAAACAGATTTGCCTATTTAACATCGTTTTCTCTGCGGTTAACCAGTGGCAAATCTGCAGACACTTTCTGGAACAGGCTTaactccttttcccttttctctgaCACTTGCCTCTCTTCCGTTACTTCTTTCTTTAAAAGGTGATTATTTCTGTCAGCTTGTGCCAAATGTAtgcatgtttctctctctctgaaaagcaaagaaaacctTCAGCTTGCATGATCCTCTTGTTCCCAATGCGTTGTCTACAAGGCACAACTGTCCGGTGTTTTAGCAAAGACATCTGTTGGCACTGCGCGCCAATGCACTCCCCGTCTTGCGCACACATGTGTGCCGTTACGTTATATTTTTTCTGGAGATCAGGGTTTCGGGTTTTTTAAATGTCCTCAATAACGTGCCCCAGTTGTGCCGAGTTCTGTGCTGCGCCAAGACCTCGTGTGTCAAACTGGTCCCAAACTAGCGTCTCTAAATTTCCATGTTTTTATGGAGAAGTCATTTGACACCTCCCATCTTCTGATGcacccaggaatctttgcaggaATAGAATAATAACCCTGCTTCCTAATGAGAAAGAAGTAGGCCGTTTTAACACCTTCTCTTAGGAGAACAGCTGCCAGGCAGGCTGGCGAATGCTGCAGTATAGGAGAATATCATGAAaagatatattttttgggggggggggtgcttttccTGCAGGTAAGAGAGAAAGGAGACCCCTAAAACTAGCCGGGGGAACTTGTTGCCAGTCAAATATCCCTTCCAAAGTGGAAAGTGGCTGCTATCATCACTGCATGTTGACATTTGCCttgattctttttttaagccTCAGCAAAGATGGATGCTTCTCAAATGTGAGAGAATCGTCTGTGACTAAATTCCAGGCggatttactttatttttttcagacctcacaggggtgttgaggagtgtgtgtgtgcctgcctcCCTCTTAGACTTCCTCTTCCTCGTCCCCTTTCCCCACTGCAGGTCCAGGCCTCTTGTGAACTTTGCAAAACGGAGGGTTCTGTAAGCGTAAGATGTTTTGCCCTGATCTTTTGCTGAGCAGTTCTCCCGGAAATCGGGATTTTGCGAAGTGTCTTTCTGATGACTTCTCTGCCAGAGCCCCAAGTCGGACTAGGAGCTATTTTACCTTCCATTGCTTTCAGAATCCAGGGTTGGCATTGAGGCCTCTTCCGGAAGCCAAATCTGTGCCTTCTATCTCATCTCTGCCAGGGgttttgttgttggtggtgggtaTCCCCCCATCTCTGTCCCCCTCTTAATATTAAACCCCTGCTCTTCAACTTTGCACTCCGTGACCGATCCCAAACTGCCACGTTTATCAAAACTGGATTGCTGAAATGAATCGTAGCTGTTGGCGAGTTTTGTTCTTCTGTATGCAGATCTGCTTGTGGGAAGAAAAACAACTATACCATTGGTTCAAAGcatggctgtttgtttgtttctctgtttTAGAAGAAAAAGGGCATTTTCATTCTTACTCCAATGTataaagttgttgttttctttcagggcatcttcccctctttctccccccccccattttttcggggggggggtttgccctgtGAATGTCAAAAATGTTCAGCATCATCtcagcagcaactctcccctctcCCAGTTTCCAGCTCTTTGACCTAGCTGTCTACTGTGAGCTTTTGTTGAGCCTTGCACAAAGAGAGGGGTGTGGAGATCTGGGTGGGTGtttctgtgagtgtgtgt is a window encoding:
- the SSH2 gene encoding protein phosphatase Slingshot homolog 2 isoform X4, whose translation is MPREEFGTMSALQSLHKACEVARINNYYPGSLFLTWVSYYESHINSDQSSVNEWNAMQDVQSHRPDSPALFTDVPTERERTERLIKTKLREIMMQKDLENITSKEIRTELEMQMACNLREFKEFIDNEMIVILGQMDSPTQIFDHVFLGSEWNASNLEDLQNRGVRYILNVTREIDNFFPGVFEYHNIRVYDEEATDLLAYWNDTYKFISKAKQNGSKCLVHCKMGVSRSASTVIAYAMKEYGWNLDRAYDYVKERRTVTKPNPSFMRQLEEYQGILLASKQRHNKLWRSHSDSDLSDHHEPMGKSGMEVSKKEITTSADQISESKTSCGHHHMPMSPGPMTTSPHTEHLCHLGADAAGNLCSIERVVQLEITTRDFNTEQMEDKLNLNNINGCSSGCCLDDSKFPLDNASDALLQQREALGAGAEFPDLAVDDLEKDALKQGDGNIHLVPMEELESCLQDVSNHNSPSPPPVTSLPEEADFGADRIDFFSALEKFVELSQDSRPRTCSHSRTEDQGGGRNGLSKVSGLELSPSNPTEDAQGSNSSDNSPQPSEGSSVEEEQLKLSEPSRSGGLTRSHSENAISVKDIITEIESIRQGAGQGQAKTDALNNPVLVSKRNTVHELPAESTWESKPRKAEPGEGSGSVPKEVASEPLKPDREAATAQLVPSYKLDVEDGGNSGEDSAEGLPNPGPKWCPGSVRRATLEFEERLRQEQELQHSTPVVLLPIRKNSRIESSAVADPAAKGKPEEPSHEPAQLSGEKVASRAGGAETGAGLEQPPEMPPASSPPRDGLLGELEGLAREHRLVVSLEIPDSLPAPGLLLPKRIEIIEYTHAVRLPSPTGLERGHTRDDSEESKMATTSLAVDENCNAALCSQNPPGALPKPGPSEPESKDFKKVIFTLGSPGEDAVRGPADMRTSPPASRARCPPPPPSNCQPFVCLQGVTQDSTSTDPEPAPLGGYAGNGQFAFEERGGALRRRSEGALTHWSPEDYDLRAHKVGMGANTVEAAATPLLRCGLPHSSSSDSIRDLRGDTVRQWAKDLEARVQQAGLTLPSQMKRSASLAKLGGLNLSKDDLPSGNPFPSSARPAALESLRGPSGCGEALSQGGLALPTPEPAPSSLPAPQPTAHFVEQLKMAAESIALSSPVERPLAQYAKEFSLAQQLPGVKLTSPPEAPLPGLATTPHPPHWLAVLPRPQHGRTRPPRRLRKANDRKRTTNPLYNTM
- the SSH2 gene encoding protein phosphatase Slingshot homolog 2 isoform X3, producing MALVTVQRSPTPSATSSPCASEADSGEDDCRFQPRSISESFLTVKGAALFLPRGNGSSTPRISHRRNKHAGDLQQHLQAMFMLLRPEDNIRLAVRLESTYQNRTRYMVVVSTNGRQDTEESIVLGMDFSCNDSSVCTMGLVLPLWSDALIHLDGDGGFSVSTDNRVHIFKPVSVQAMWSALQSLHKACEVARINNYYPGSLFLTWVSYYESHINSDQSSVNEWNAMQDVQSHRPDSPALFTDVPTERERTERLIKTKLREIMMQKDLENITSKEIRTELEMQMACNLREFKEFIDNEMIVILGQMDSPTQIFDHVFLGSEWNASNLEDLQNRGVRYILNVTREIDNFFPGVFEYHNIRVYDEEATDLLAYWNDTYKFISKAKQNGSKCLVHCKMGVSRSASTVIAYAMKEYGWNLDRAYDYVKERRTVTKPNPSFMRQLEEYQGILLASKQRHNKLWRSHSDSDLSDHHEPMGKSGMEVSKKEITTSADQISESKTSCGHHHMPMSPGPMTTSPHTEHLCHLGADAAGNLCSIERVVQLEITTRDFNTEQMEDKLNLNNINGCSSGCCLDDSKFPLDNASDALLQQREALGAGAEFPDLAVDDLEKDALKQGDGNIHLVPMEELESCLQDVSNHNSPSPPPVTSLPEEADFGADRIDFFSALEKFVELSQDSRPRTCSHSRTEDQGGGRNGLSKVSGLELSPSNPTEDAQGSNSSDNSPQPSEGSSVEEEQLKLSEPSRSGGLTRSHSENAISVKDIITEIESIRQGAGQGQAKTDALNNPVLVSKRNTVHELPAESTWESKPRKAEPGEGSGSVPKEVASEPLKPDREAATAQLVPSYKLDVEDGGNSGEDSAEGLPNPGPKWCPGSVRRATLEFEERLRQEQELQHSTPVVLLPIRKNSRIESSAVADPAAKGKPEEPSHEPAQLSGEKVASRAGGAETGAGLEQPPEMPPASSPPRDGLLGELEGLAREHRLVVSLEIPDSLPAPGLLLPKRIEIIEYTHAVRLPSPTGLERGHTRDDSEESKMATTSLAVDENCNAALCSQNPPGALPKPGPSEPESKDFKKVIFTLGSPGEDAVRGPADMRTSPPASRARCPPPPPSNCQPFVCLQGVTQDSTSTDPEPAPLGGYAGNGQFAFEERGGALRRRSEGALTHWSPEDYDLRAHKVGMGANTVEAAATPLLRCGLPHSSSSDSIRDLRGDTVRQWAKDLEARVQQAGLTLPSQMKRSASLAKLGGLNLSKDDLPSGNPFPSSARPAALESLRGPSGCGEALSQGGLALPTPEPAPSSLPAPQPTAHFVEQLKMAAESIALSSPVERPLAQYAKEFSLAQQLPGVKLTSPPEAPLPGLATTPHPPHWLAVLPRPQHGRTRPPRRLRKANDRKRTTNPLYNTM
- the SSH2 gene encoding protein phosphatase Slingshot homolog 2 isoform X1, with amino-acid sequence MTLRGLRRRQQGGGGRGGAGGSGRPPSAAPACPLCRCRRRPPKMIPYFSDDAVISQNAINQLISESFLTVKGAALFLPRGNGSSTPRISHRRNKHAGDLQQHLQAMFMLLRPEDNIRLAVRLESTYQNRTRYMVVVSTNGRQDTEESIVLGMDFSCNDSSVCTMGLVLPLWSDALIHLDGDGGFSVSTDNRVHIFKPVSVQAMWSALQSLHKACEVARINNYYPGSLFLTWVSYYESHINSDQSSVNEWNAMQDVQSHRPDSPALFTDVPTERERTERLIKTKLREIMMQKDLENITSKEIRTELEMQMACNLREFKEFIDNEMIVILGQMDSPTQIFDHVFLGSEWNASNLEDLQNRGVRYILNVTREIDNFFPGVFEYHNIRVYDEEATDLLAYWNDTYKFISKAKQNGSKCLVHCKMGVSRSASTVIAYAMKEYGWNLDRAYDYVKERRTVTKPNPSFMRQLEEYQGILLASKQRHNKLWRSHSDSDLSDHHEPMGKSGMEVSKKEITTSADQISESKTSCGHHHMPMSPGPMTTSPHTEHLCHLGADAAGNLCSIERVVQLEITTRDFNTEQMEDKLNLNNINGCSSGCCLDDSKFPLDNASDALLQQREALGAGAEFPDLAVDDLEKDALKQGDGNIHLVPMEELESCLQDVSNHNSPSPPPVTSLPEEADFGADRIDFFSALEKFVELSQDSRPRTCSHSRTEDQGGGRNGLSKVSGLELSPSNPTEDAQGSNSSDNSPQPSEGSSVEEEQLKLSEPSRSGGLTRSHSENAISVKDIITEIESIRQGAGQGQAKTDALNNPVLVSKRNTVHELPAESTWESKPRKAEPGEGSGSVPKEVASEPLKPDREAATAQLVPSYKLDVEDGGNSGEDSAEGLPNPGPKWCPGSVRRATLEFEERLRQEQELQHSTPVVLLPIRKNSRIESSAVADPAAKGKPEEPSHEPAQLSGEKVASRAGGAETGAGLEQPPEMPPASSPPRDGLLGELEGLAREHRLVVSLEIPDSLPAPGLLLPKRIEIIEYTHAVRLPSPTGLERGHTRDDSEESKMATTSLAVDENCNAALCSQNPPGALPKPGPSEPESKDFKKVIFTLGSPGEDAVRGPADMRTSPPASRARCPPPPPSNCQPFVCLQGVTQDSTSTDPEPAPLGGYAGNGQFAFEERGGALRRRSEGALTHWSPEDYDLRAHKVGMGANTVEAAATPLLRCGLPHSSSSDSIRDLRGDTVRQWAKDLEARVQQAGLTLPSQMKRSASLAKLGGLNLSKDDLPSGNPFPSSARPAALESLRGPSGCGEALSQGGLALPTPEPAPSSLPAPQPTAHFVEQLKMAAESIALSSPVERPLAQYAKEFSLAQQLPGVKLTSPPEAPLPGLATTPHPPHWLAVLPRPQHGRTRPPRRLRKANDRKRTTNPLYNTM